The genomic region CAGGGGCGCCACGGAATCACCAAGGGATATCTGCTCTTCGTGAGCTTCACCCTCGTCGGCTTCGCGATACAGCAGATCGGCTTCACGGTCAGCTACAAGCTGCTGCTGCACCGGTACGGGAAGCTCGGCGAGAACCTGGCCATCCTGTCGGTCACGCCGTTCTCGGTGCTGTGGAACTTCCTGGCCTACAGGCGCTGGACGTTCGGGGCTGCCCGCAACGAAGCTAGGGTGTCCTGAGTTCCCTGCGCATCGCGGCGATCTCCCCGATCGTCCTGGCTATCACCTTGGGAGTGGCTCCCTTGGGCCTGCCCGCCGTCCTGGGATGGTGCGGCACGCCCACCTCCGCGACCCGGTAGCCGGCGATCCTGGCCCGGATGAGCAGCTCCGGCGAGATAAAGGCGTATTCGGAGACCAGCGTCGGCAGCAGCCGGTCGAGCACCTCCCGGCGGATCAGCTTGAAGGCGCAGTCGACGTCGTGCTGCTCGACGGAGAAGAGCAGCCGCAGAACCGTGTGGTAGACCCTCGCCACTGCCAGCCGGTGCCACGGGTCGTTGCGCTTGATCCTGTAGCCGACCACCACGTCCGCGCCTGAGAACAACGGCATCAGGCGGTCGAGGTCGGAGATCCTGAACTGCCTGTCGGCGTCGGTGAAGAACACGGCGTCCCCGCGGCTGGCCGCCATCCCCGTCCTGAGAGCCTGGCCGTACCCCCGGTTGGCATCGTGCGACTCCAGCCTCACCTCGGGGTGCTTCGCGGCCAGCTGCCGGACGACCTCGCCGGTCGAGTCGGTTGAGCCGTCGTCCACGACTATCAGCTCGAACCGGTCGGCGAAGCGCGGCAGTACCTCGAGGGCCTCCTCGAGAAGGCCTCCGATGTTCTCGTGTTCGTTGAACGCGGGGAAGAAGCAGGACAGGAACGCGATGCGGATGACCGGCCTCCGACGTTCGGGGAGACATACCCTACCCACGAGCCGCCCGCCCGTATCCTTTGCGCGTGGTTCGAAGCGATTCCCTGAGGACACTTCCCCGCCGTGCCGCCGAGTGGGCATCCACGCCCGCCGGGCTGGCCTGGCTGTTCGTGATCGGCTTCGCGATCCGCCTGTGGCTGGCACGGGGGCCGGGGTTCAAGATCGACATGGGGACGTTCTCCTATTGGGCCGACCGGCTCGCAACAGTCGGCCCGAGTCACTTCTACGACGACCCGGAGCTGTTTGCCGACTATCCCCCCGGCTACCTGTACGTGCTGTGGGGTGTGGGCAAGCTGTCGCGCGCTCTGACGGGCGGCGCTCCCTCGGACTTCCTGCTGAAACTGCCGGCGATCCTGCTCGACCTCGTCCTGGCCGGGGTCGTCGTACGCCTCGCGACGCGCCTGACCCCGTCTTCGTTCCGGGGCTTCCCGTGGAGGGGCGTGGCCGCCGCGGCCATCCTCGTCAATCCCGCCGTCTTCTTCGTTTCAGCGGTCTGGGGGCAGGTGGACGTCGCGCTGGGGGTGATCGTGCTGAGCGCCTTTTTGCTCCTGGGCACGGGACCCCCGTCGATGATGCGCGAGGCAAGTGGGCTGGCGCTCCTGGTGCTCGCCATCGCCGCCAAGCCCCAGGCGTTGTTCGTCGTCCCGGTGGCGGTGCTGCTGCTGGTCTGGCGCCACGTCCGTGGCGAGTCGTCCCAGCGGGGACCGATGGGCGTTGGGGCGGGCCTCGCGCGAGTGGGGGGCCTGGGCGTGTTCAGCCTCGGGGTGGCCCTGGTGATCATGTGGCCGTTCCGGCTGGGCCCCCTGAGGGTCTGGGAGTTCTACCGTCAGGCTTCGGGCACCTACAAACACACCAGCGTCTGGGCATTCAACTTCTGGGGCCTCGCGGGGTTCTGGCGTCCGGACTCCGGACCCGAGGCATTCGAGGTGTTCGGCGTGCCTGCCTTTGCCGTGGGTCTGGCCCTGTTCGTGGCGGGGTCGGCCCTGGTGCTGGTCCAGGCCTGGCGCCGGCTGAATGCCGGCGAGTCGGAGGGCCGGGTGCTGCTGTTCGGTGGGGCAGCAGCCAGCATGATCGCGTTCTGCGTCCTGACCAGGATCCACGAGCGGTACCTGTTCTTCTCGCTCGTGGCTCTCGCGCCGCTGGCCGCGTACCGCGGCTTCCGCCGCGCTCTGGCTGTGCTGTCGGTGCTGTTCTTCGTCAACGTCTACTACCCGTACGTCTACTACACCTATTTCTACGAGCAGTCCCGGAACCGGCCGTACCGGTTCGGGTCGCTGTTCGAGGGCATCTACGGCTCGCCCGGGGCGACGGATGCGGTGCAGCTGAAAGTCTTGAGCGTCGTCACAGCGCTCTTCTGCCTCTTCGTCGCCGTAGCCGGCTGGGGGTGGCTGCGCAGCCGCTCGGGGGCCGAGCTGCCGCCGGACTCGGAGACGGCCGAGGAAGCAGTGGCGGACGGGGAGGCCGTCACGCCCGAGCCGCGGCGCGACTGGACGCTGACGCTGCACCCCGTGGGAGCCCGGGGGATGGCTGTGGCCGTCCTGGTGGTCCTGATCGCCCTGGCCACCCGGCTCCCGGGACTGGCTTCGCCGCCGGGCATGTACTTCGACGAGGTCTACCACGCGCGCACCGCCGGCGAGTACCTGGAGAAGCGGGCGGTGTACGAGTACACGCACCCTCCACTGGCCAAGGAGCTCATCGCCCTCTCCACGAAGACGGTGTCGGGATTCGAGGTGCGTGAGGGCCCCCGGCCGAGACGGGCAGCCTCCGGCATGGTCGCGGCCGGCGACGGCGACGTGGCGGCATGGGTCGCACGGGGGGAAGGCCAGCTTCGGCTGCGAACAGGTTCGGTCACCGGCGACTGCACACTGCGCGCGTCCCGCAGCTTTCCCGTCGCGTTCGAACCCACCGTCGTGGGTGTCTCGGACGTTCTGACCACGGTGGGCGGAGCCGCCGAGCAGGGACCCGTCGCCGCCGGCTTCTCTTCGGCCGGACAGGTGTGGTCGGTCCCGATGGCGTTTCTTCCGGTCGCGGTGGCGAACCTGGGGGGAACGTCCTTTGTGGTCACCCAGGACGGCTCTTTGTCCACGGTGTCGTTCGAGGGTCAGCTCGAGGTGAGGGCCCAGGGAGCGTCGGCGGTCTCGGCGGACCCGCGCAACAGCGTCGTCTGGGTGTCGTTCCCGGACGACAAGCGCGTGGCGTCGTTCACGCAGGACGGAGTCCAGAAGGAGTCCGTGGCGGTGTCCGGGGCGCCCGGCCCCTTGGTCGCGCCCGACGGGTCGAACCGGGTGCTGGCGGCGGACGCCGGCGCGCCGGCGATCGAGTCTGTGGACACGGAGGCCAAGAACCGGACTGCCGAGTTCACCCGCGGTTCCGCCGACAGGCTCGTCACCATTCCGGACACGGGCCTCGCGTGGGCTTCCGAGGGGACCAGGGTGCGCGTGATCGAGCCACTCGGGCTGGCGCAGATCGGGTCGGTCCGGCTGCCCGGCTTTCCCGTCGCCCTGGTGGCCGACCGCGACGACAACCAGGTGGCTGCGGTCCTGCCCGACGGCAGTCTCGCCTGTGTGCGCGGCTCGCCGACGTTCGGGTGGCGGTTCGGCAGCGCCCTGTTCGGTTCGCTGATGGTGGGGCTGGCGTTCCTCATAGCGCTGAGGTGCTTCGGCAACCCGCGCCTGGCCGCCCTCGCGGCTCTGTTCCTCGCCGTATGCGGACTGGCTTTCACAATGGCGCGGATCTCGATGATCGACAGCTTCGTGGCCGCCTTCATCGCAGCCGCCTGGTTCGCGGCATTGTCGAGCCTTTACCACTGGGGCGCCCGCTCAAGCGGCGCGCGCTCCAGGGCCGCGACCCTCGGTTGGGTCGCCGCCTGCGGCCTGATGCTCGGGATGGCGATCGCGTCGAAGTGGGTCGGGGTCTACACGTTCGCCGGCATCGGCGCGCTGTACCTGTGGGACCTGGCCGTCCGCCGCAAGGACAGCATCATCTCGGTAGCCGGCCATCCGGCTGCGTCGCTCGCGGCGGCGGCGGTCCTGCTGGTCGCGATACCGGCGGGCGTCTACGTCGCGACCTACATCCCCTACTTCAGCCTGGGGAACTCCTGGCAGCAATTCACTGCGCTGCAGGCCTCGATGTACGACTACCATGCCCACCTCACCGCGACGCACGACTTCGGCTCCCCCTGGTACGGCTGGCCGTTCGGACACAAGGCGGTGTACCTGTGGGTGAACTCGCCGGGGCAGCCCCATGCGGAGATGTGGACGACGGCCAACCCAGTGGTTTTCCTCGGCGGGCTCGTTGCGATGGTGGCCGCGGCGGTAGCGGCCGTCCGCACCCGGTCGGTTGCTCTGGCCGCCATCCCGGTCGCCGCGCTGGCCCAGATCCTGCCCTGGA from Actinomycetota bacterium harbors:
- a CDS encoding glycosyltransferase family 2 protein produces the protein MGRVCLPERRRPVIRIAFLSCFFPAFNEHENIGGLLEEALEVLPRFADRFELIVVDDGSTDSTGEVVRQLAAKHPEVRLESHDANRGYGQALRTGMAASRGDAVFFTDADRQFRISDLDRLMPLFSGADVVVGYRIKRNDPWHRLAVARVYHTVLRLLFSVEQHDVDCAFKLIRREVLDRLLPTLVSEYAFISPELLIRARIAGYRVAEVGVPHHPRTAGRPKGATPKVIARTIGEIAAMRRELRTP
- a CDS encoding GtrA family protein — encoded protein: MLTRARSSGLYVRASRYPIIGQFIKYAMVGALNVAVGLSIFNLLRLVDVHPNIALTVAFTVTSIQSYALNKKWSFKDQGRHGITKGYLLFVSFTLVGFAIQQIGFTVSYKLLLHRYGKLGENLAILSVTPFSVLWNFLAYRRWTFGAARNEARVS
- a CDS encoding phospholipid carrier-dependent glycosyltransferase; this encodes MVRSDSLRTLPRRAAEWASTPAGLAWLFVIGFAIRLWLARGPGFKIDMGTFSYWADRLATVGPSHFYDDPELFADYPPGYLYVLWGVGKLSRALTGGAPSDFLLKLPAILLDLVLAGVVVRLATRLTPSSFRGFPWRGVAAAAILVNPAVFFVSAVWGQVDVALGVIVLSAFLLLGTGPPSMMREASGLALLVLAIAAKPQALFVVPVAVLLLVWRHVRGESSQRGPMGVGAGLARVGGLGVFSLGVALVIMWPFRLGPLRVWEFYRQASGTYKHTSVWAFNFWGLAGFWRPDSGPEAFEVFGVPAFAVGLALFVAGSALVLVQAWRRLNAGESEGRVLLFGGAAASMIAFCVLTRIHERYLFFSLVALAPLAAYRGFRRALAVLSVLFFVNVYYPYVYYTYFYEQSRNRPYRFGSLFEGIYGSPGATDAVQLKVLSVVTALFCLFVAVAGWGWLRSRSGAELPPDSETAEEAVADGEAVTPEPRRDWTLTLHPVGARGMAVAVLVVLIALATRLPGLASPPGMYFDEVYHARTAGEYLEKRAVYEYTHPPLAKELIALSTKTVSGFEVREGPRPRRAASGMVAAGDGDVAAWVARGEGQLRLRTGSVTGDCTLRASRSFPVAFEPTVVGVSDVLTTVGGAAEQGPVAAGFSSAGQVWSVPMAFLPVAVANLGGTSFVVTQDGSLSTVSFEGQLEVRAQGASAVSADPRNSVVWVSFPDDKRVASFTQDGVQKESVAVSGAPGPLVAPDGSNRVLAADAGAPAIESVDTEAKNRTAEFTRGSADRLVTIPDTGLAWASEGTRVRVIEPLGLAQIGSVRLPGFPVALVADRDDNQVAAVLPDGSLACVRGSPTFGWRFGSALFGSLMVGLAFLIALRCFGNPRLAALAALFLAVCGLAFTMARISMIDSFVAAFIAAAWFAALSSLYHWGARSSGARSRAATLGWVAACGLMLGMAIASKWVGVYTFAGIGALYLWDLAVRRKDSIISVAGHPAASLAAAAVLLVAIPAGVYVATYIPYFSLGNSWQQFTALQASMYDYHAHLTATHDFGSPWYGWPFGHKAVYLWVNSPGQPHAEMWTTANPVVFLGGLVAMVAAAVAAVRTRSVALAAIPVAALAQILPWTLVSRVAFLYHYLAIVPFLCIALAWWLIRAPGDERRRRIRVTAVAVAAVVAFLLILPILDGWTVGDGYISAVKRATEGISFAPVWLLQNTVGALLG